The proteins below are encoded in one region of Eulemur rufifrons isolate Redbay chromosome 2, OSU_ERuf_1, whole genome shotgun sequence:
- the MBIP gene encoding MAP3K12-binding inhibitory protein 1 isoform X3, translating into MAATTELSRPSSGDRSLERSCSPSVSREVLCEVFRSLHALPGKLSLRDDVVKITIDWNKLQSLSAFQPALLFSALEQHILYLQPFLAKLQPLIKEENTTACEDIGKTDMGNKNETNAKFSIGDQEEKHKDCDLGDVKKTQIHFDPEVVQIKAGKAEIDRRISAFIERKQAEINENNVREFCNVIDCNQENSCARTDAVFTPYPGFKSHVKVSRVVNTYGPQTRPEGIQGSGHKPNSMLRDCGNQAVEERLQNIEAHLRLQTELFWKKKKSSTTSTELFTG; encoded by the exons ATGGCTGCTACCACCGAGCTTAGTCGCCCAAGCAGCGGTGACAGGAGCCTGGAGCGAAGCTGCAGCCCCAGCGTCTCCCGAGAGGTACTCTGCGAAGTCTTTCGCTCCCTGCACGCCCTACCTGGAAAG CTTAGCCTCAGAGATGATGTGGTGAAAATTACAATCGATTGGAACAAGCTCCAGAGCCTCTCAGCATTCCAGCCTGCATTGCTCTTTAGTGCACTTGAGcaacacattttatatttacag CCTTTTTTAGCAAAACTTCAGCCTCTGATTAAAGAGGAGAATACAACTGCTTGTGAAGACATAGGAAAAACAGACATGgggaacaaaaatgaaacaaacgcCAAATTTTCCATTGGTGACCAGGAAGAAAAGCACAAAGATTGTGATTTAGGAGATGTGAAAAAGACACAGATCCATTTTGATCCAGAAGTAGTTCAAATAAAGGCCGGAAAAGCAGAA ATTGACAGACGAATATctgcatttattgaaagaaagcaagctgaaatcaatgaaaacaaCGTCAGGGAATTTTGCAATGTTATTGATTGTAATCAAG AAAATAGTTGTGCAAGAACTGATGCTGTTTTTACCCCTTACCCTGGATTTAAAAGTCACGTAAAGG TTTCTAGAGTTGTGAATACATACGGACCACAGACTAGACCTGAAGGAATTCAAGGGTCAGGTCATAAACCTAATAGCATGCTTCGAGATTGTGGTAATCAGGCTGTAGAAGAACGACTGCAAAATATTGAGGCTCACTTGCGATTACAGACAG